A region of the Melanotaenia boesemani isolate fMelBoe1 chromosome 6, fMelBoe1.pri, whole genome shotgun sequence genome:
tttattcatgtctgcaaacagctttaatatctaacatgtggtgtggaaggtaagagtggattgtgtacaaatgtctcacgtttcacatcatttccttagttttattctggacttgattttattcaggtgtcgCCCTTTCCTGTTTCTCTAGATTCTGTATGTACGCCCGGGTCAGAGtagccgtggaggtaggaacattttccctccaagtttgttttttataaatcccaaaagctgATAGTCAATTTGGTGTATGCCAGTTTTTGTTCCTATGCAAGCTTGATAAATAAGgctccaggactgtagagcagctagaatcctgcatcagaccacaatgggacaacattcctctcctaaaactccagcaactggtctcctcacttcccagacgtttccagacttgttagaagaagagatgctacaccatgctgaactgATGTtcagaactactttttacaccgtgccgaacatcaccctggaactactttttacaccgtgccgaacttcaccctggaactactttttaaaccgagccgaacttcaccctggaactactttttattcaTTACTGATCTTCTACTGAGAGTAAAAGATGAAATGATGAGATTTATAAATTACTGCATGCAGCTTTCAGTTGGAAGAAGTTCAACTCTGCACATCTCCTCCAGCCTCCATCAAAGATTAGAAAAAAGGAAGCTGCCGTCAGCTCTAATCACAACTCTCTGCTTTGGTTATTAAACCATGAATCATTCTGTTACTGGAAATATTTCAGGCCGTTTTTGTTCAGCCAGATTcagaaactttattaatcccaaataTTCCATATGCACCTTCATCCgtcctttaaaagaaacaaatagaAGGTTCAATAAAATACATCCAGAGAGCCAAACACAGGAAGAACTTCTCTGTTCTCTTCATAGTTCACACCGTCACAGTGGCGCACAACAGTGGGCTTCTTACCTGAGAATGCGCTCTCATTGTGCGCAGAACCTCCTCTTTCCCGCTCTGTTGTGCGCTTTTCTCGCAAGGTAACATGAACAGCTCCTGCTTACACTGCTCCTCGGGGAGCTTTCCTTGGCACACGTGCAGGTTGTAAGCGCTCAGGTTGGCGCCTGTCATGGCGCACTCATAGTAGTTTCCGTTAAGTAGGGCCACAGCGACCCAACTGCTCGGCGCAACCAGCGCCGTTGCGGTGATGTGGAACAGCGCCATGCAGGCGGACATCAGGGTCTTCCAGCGACACAGCTTACCCCCGCGGTGCCACAGACCCGTGACCAGCTTCCAGGTCCTCTTACTCAGAATAaagcccagcagcagcagggccAGGGCCGGCACGAGCAGGAACACCATGCCATAGAAGAAGTTTAGCTCGTTGCAGGGACACCTGAAGGCCACCGAGGAGAAGATCTGCTCGCCCCCAGCTGTCACCAGAGCCACTAACCCGGGCCCGAATCGACCCTGTTTGTTTGCTATGTTCAGAACCGTCTTAAACTTGTCCATGACTGGCTGCGTGCTGGCTGACACAGTTTCACTTCCACCCCACACCCCCAACTTCCCCAGTCTGAGCTGTCAGTCACTGCGGAGTGACAGAGTCACTTTACACCTGCACGCGCCTCTCCGCAGACCAGCCCTGATCAGGTGTCACAGTCTTATGGCAAGCCGTTTGAGCATTTATTCCATATCCTTGATATCAAACATCAGTTTCCTTCACTAGTTTGCATTATGCACAAACTAGTTAACATGTGCTCACGTTTTATGGATATTTTTTATAGTCTAGTGGAACTCAAAATCTGACAAGTAACAGTTTTTTAACAACTAGTGACACTTTTGTGCAAGTAGTTTGAACAGAAGTTGTACAAGTGAGGCCACTTGCTATAATAGTCGGATAAAATTAATATCTAGTCAGCGTTTTAATGCACTAGTAGGACTTTGGACCAAACTAGTTGACTAGTATGTTTTACTAGTTAACTAGTGAACTGCACAATATCAGCATGTTAACTAGTCAACATTTGGTCTTCTCCTCTAGTTCACTAGTGGCCAGCAATAATCTGCACTAAATAACCAGGTGAAGACCAAATGTTTAACTAATTATctagtaaatattaaaaaagcttACTATTTAATTAGTAAATGCCAATTTTGATCTTACTAGAGAACAAGTGTGACTAAAGATGGATTACTAGTTAACTAGTGAAGCCAAAATACCCTCTAGCAATACTAGTGAGTGACATATCTTCTCAGCTTGTGCACACCTGACTGACGAAATCATCACTAGTGGACTAGTTAAAACATAGCACTCCCTAGTTCAACTAGTtgattttatgcaaataaatgGGTGGGGGAGAGGCTTATTGAGGCATCCTATTGGCTCTCCAATTCAAAATTTAAAACGCCTACGAATCATATCTCCAAGATTTCATAACAGCCCACGCAGTTCATTACCATTTGAGATACTAGCTAACATGTGGTCCAGTGAACAGCAAGTAGCCACCTAGTGGCTGCAAGTTGCAGCTTACATGTAAACTTGTAAAGACAAAGTGCCAACTAGTTGACTAGTTGAAGTATAGTTTAATGTTACATGCTCACTAGTGAGACTAAAAACCATGAACTAATTAACAAGTGAGGATCTAAATGGTTACTAGTTAAACAAGGTGGTATCTTGTTTGATATTACTTGTTAACAAGTAACACAAACTGTCTTTTACTTGTAAACTAGTTCAGTGGAAAAAAAGTATCTACTTTACCAGTGAACCTAATGTGTGTCTTACTTGTTAACTAGTGCAGGGCATTTTTTCACTAGTCTGATTATTTTCAAAAATGTAGGGCCTTAGGCTGAACATGTTGCTAATTGTTCTGACATGTTGGACTTTTACTTTAACTTGTTGCTTCTAATTAAGCACTAGTACACAAGAATAACGACTAGTGAGAGTTTGTTTTCAACATGTGGGTTTTTTGTCTCACTAGTTGATATTATAGATGAACTGGTTAACATGCATACCTTACTACTTCAATAAAACTGCTAACTAGTCAGCATGCACCAACAACTAGTCCACTAGCAAAGTGCTGCACGTGTTGCACATGTTAACAAGTGAAATGATATTACTTAAACTAGTTAACTGGTTGCAGCACATGTTGACTAGTGTGCACTTTTCTTTGACCGAGAAGATTTGAATGTAAACTAGTGCAAAGGAAATTTTAACAAGTGCAAAAAAAATGCtaacatgtaaaagaaatgtCTTACTAGTAGCATATACTTATCCACATGTAACAAGAAATGAATAACTAGTTAATGCACAGATCTAACATGTAAGAAAAATGGCCAACATGTCATGCCAAAGGCTTTACATGTTTGACAAATAGTCTGGCTGGTAGGAGACAACACTCTCCACTTGTTTACTTGTACAAAATAGAATAGGTGTTACTAGCTTACTAGTAACTGTTTTGGTAGCTTACCAGTTCACTAGCAATATTGTAATTGTGTTACTTGTTAAAGAGTGAAATAACAAAAGTGGAACTCATAAACAATTTGTGCCTCACAAGCTAACAAGTAAATCTTTATGTCTTACTTGttaacttgtaaaataaaaagtaaacctTAGCTAGTCATCTAGTTGGCATTTTTGTCTTGATAAGTTGGCATGTAATGTCTTAAAACCTTATCATAATGCTAGATCAGTAAGAAAAGACCGTAGCTAGTGCAACTAGTAAGGATTTGGACTTATAGTTAACATGTAAACTGAAATAAGCTGCCCCTAGTTAACTTGCATAATCTTAATGTCAGCAGGTTCACGTGTATATTGTATGTAAATTAAAGAGGTGGGAGAAggattctgattggtcagggATCAAACTGTGTGCTTCAGAACCTTAAAGGGCCCTTTTCTAATAatgtgatataataataataataataataataataataataataataataacaataatcatcatcatcatcaccagttGCTGTTTGTGTGCACAGTGACAGTGTGTGAGGGAGACTATAaggaatttatattttaaatggctatgtatgtatttgtgtgaaggtttgttttattttaatatgcatgaattgcttttttATCTGTGAAGCACTCTGTGTTGCCTTCGctgtgaaaagcactttatagagctttgatttgatttgatttgattacagGACCACacattgaaaaaataaatgggatttctgttcttctgtccatcttttgCTTTTACATAAATTTGACCAGGAGGTGGCGCTACCTTAGAGTTTGTTCAATTCATTTTCGAAACgttgttacgacccgacttaaGGGGTAGGTACGGGCGTAACAAAAAACACGGTGAGGACAGAtgtaatttcaaaataaaagcacatttatttacaactccCGTGataagtgatggacaacctgtaaaacaaaagatgagctggggttagcggacctgcagaaagaaacaaaccaaaacctataccaaacactcaccgagtgcacacacagacacaaccgcaactcggtgaggaaactaaaaccaaacaaaagcaacaggcccataaactaaagtgaccgtcgtcacaacacaataaaacgctaacctagcccagctctaccacaaacacaaagtaaacttaactcaactaaacacttaaggcacccattgtggaaaaggaggtggtcgcgacacacacacacccggtgcacaacatgagggggagagagacCGAAGCCATTCTGgcatctccccctccagacctgcctcgactgcagccttttcagcctcagctttccttcgggctgcagcctgactggtctaGAGGGGTGCCAGTCAAAACGGGGCGGGGGCAGAGTCGCTGGCCTTGGCCACTCCGGGCAGCACTCTGCAGTCCCTAATCAGCGCATAAACGGCCACAGCTGCCTGCAacaagcaggggccgtaacaaaCGTGCAATGAGTCGGACTGATCAAGAAGTAGCCACTGAAAGTGGTTTTCATAAGTTATAAGTCGAGTTTGGAATGCACTTGATCTTGCAAGAAGAGAACTTTCATCACGCAGTGAAGAGAATAATATCCTTAGAGCCACGAGGAGAACATTTCGTAGGCGAAGACGACCAGATCCAATGACAGGTACGTTACCTAGCATATGTAAAAAATAGCCTTAGCTTAAGATTGAACACTGATTTTATAGACTTATTGgcagattagttttttttccctcgcTGCTTAGACTCAAGTGGTTTGCAAATTCTGTTCATGGTGTGTGTTTtcgttttttattatttcttttcatacTGTAAAACTATTATTAACCAGCTAGAGACATTGTATTCCCTGCTGCGGGAGCGCGCCCTcttgcaaacagaaaaacaacatcctgcaagttgtttaaatatttttttgatgGTTGTAGTTGAGTCAGTGAGGTTTTGCTACGTTTCTAGTAGCATATAGCACATTTTTCGATTATTCCGTAGGTACGCTATTTAACTGTGTCTATCCGCTGATCTTATAGGCTACTTATCTCAGATCtgtatgtatttaaaataattcagatcatccacaaaacagtaaaacaatcacattataGCCTGAATTATTTCCTTACAAAATCACAGTTTTAATAATCATTTAACAATATTTTGTCGTTATGTCTTTCATGATGTCAGTTACAAAGATGCTGTTAAGAAAGCAATGTTGGAGGCAGCCTTTTCATTTTACTACAATCTGTGTCCCATGTTTACAGCTTATATGATATTCTAACattggttgtttttttcataGATGACTCTGATCAGTTATATTTATGATAATAAATATGAGGAAGTTTGGTATACAGCGATAAAAGAAAACCCATCTGATTATTGAGTTTATTATAAgctatataataaaaatactactactactactactactactactactactactactactaataataataataataataataataataataataataattattattattattattattattattattattattattattattattattgattatatGACGCAAGcaccaaagcactttacaactGCTCAATTATTCATTCCTCactcatacttggtgatggtaagctgcatgtgtagccacagctgccctatGCCAGACTGACCGCATCTCTGATCACCACTGAACATTACAACACATTCATACACTAGCGATACCGACAGTGAATAATAGAATAACTTTTACTAATAAGAGCAAATCAGGAAAAATGTTATTCtaataaaagacatttttataaaatacagCCTAATGATAAAAATCCATTGTCTTTAAATAACAATTCTGCTGTGAAGAATGAGCGCTGGATGTTGAGGTAATTGTCCCACCAAAAGTGATCATCAGGATCAACAGTGCCAGATAACTATTTCCAGTTATTTGGCACTGGATCATGATTCCTCTTGTGCCAAATAACTGGAGATAGTTAAAATCATGCTGTTATTGAACATGGTGTTTTA
Encoded here:
- the calhm6 gene encoding calcium homeostasis modulator protein 6, which encodes MDKFKTVLNIANKQGRFGPGLVALVTAGGEQIFSSVAFRCPCNELNFFYGMVFLLVPALALLLLGFILSKRTWKLVTGLWHRGGKLCRWKTLMSACMALFHITATALVAPSSWVAVALLNGNYYECAMTGANLSAYNLHVCQGKLPEEQCKQELFMLPCEKSAQQSGKEEVLRTMRAHSQILGWLLIAVIMLSNLLLICMARCMSPMSYQQQRFWKAYAEEENDLMDSYTTKHAKEFAERNLESFFKQTPPEDIVTPSNKDWERISTLYKFSTRDHYYSTLHQHVETKDQEADFGVRMTSVHST